In one uncultured Methanoregula sp. genomic region, the following are encoded:
- a CDS encoding DUF350 domain-containing protein yields the protein MLLVNAAVGIIQLVIAIIFAVVALYIGFSVFGKVTGSIDEQKELAKGNVAFGIVVAAIFIAIALIVQSGVSGISVGIGKATALGLTSADGLVAICVAFIQLILGILLAVGAIYLALSILDKLTKGIEEFEELKKGNVAVALEMAGVIIAVALIIQSGIGGITAALI from the coding sequence ATGCTTCTTGTAAATGCAGCTGTAGGCATTATACAGTTAGTCATCGCAATCATTTTTGCGGTAGTTGCACTGTATATCGGATTCTCAGTATTCGGAAAAGTAACCGGAAGTATAGATGAACAGAAAGAACTTGCAAAGGGGAACGTTGCTTTCGGAATTGTCGTTGCAGCCATTTTCATTGCAATTGCCCTGATCGTTCAATCCGGCGTCTCTGGGATCTCTGTTGGTATCGGCAAGGCAACCGCACTGGGTCTGACCTCCGCCGATGGTCTGGTCGCAATCTGTGTTGCATTCATCCAGCTTATCCTTGGCATCCTCCTTGCAGTTGGCGCTATTTACCTCGCGCTCAGCATCCTCGACAAACTCACGAAGGGAATTGAGGAGTTCGAAGAGCTCAAGAAAGGAAATGTTGCCGTGGCCCTTGAGATGGCCGGTGTCATCATTGCAGTTGCACTGATTATCCAGTCAGGTATTGGCGGTATCACTGCCGCATTAATCTGA
- the gmd gene encoding GDP-mannose 4,6-dehydratase: MVKKAFITGITGQDGSYLAELLLSKGYEVHGLIRRASTFNTGRIDSIFMDPHDPQARLFLHYGDLSDSEQIANVLYNLKPDEVYHLGAQSHVRVSFDTPEYTGNVTALGTTRLLEAIRRSNSSVKFYQASSSEMFGAASPPQGERTPFHPRSPYACAKVYSYWMTRNYREGYNLFAANGILFNHESPRRGETFVTRKITRAIAHILAGKEKYLYLGNLDAKRDWGFAPEYVECMWRILQQEKADDYVIGTGETHSVREFLHESFVYAGLDVDEHVRIDPKYFRPTEVEVLIADPSKSEKNLNWKPVIKFRDLVRIMVDADMKAFGLKPIGEGNEIIRSQFPNRWWNSD, translated from the coding sequence ATGGTTAAGAAGGCGTTTATTACAGGTATAACCGGGCAGGATGGCTCGTATCTTGCAGAGTTATTACTGTCCAAAGGGTACGAAGTTCATGGATTGATCAGACGCGCTTCAACATTCAATACGGGTCGAATTGATTCAATATTTATGGATCCTCATGACCCTCAGGCTCGGTTGTTTTTGCATTATGGGGATCTCTCAGATTCAGAACAGATCGCTAATGTGTTGTATAATCTTAAACCCGATGAGGTGTATCACCTTGGTGCGCAGAGTCATGTACGGGTGAGTTTTGATACACCGGAATATACCGGAAATGTAACTGCACTTGGCACAACACGTTTACTGGAAGCAATCCGGAGAAGTAATTCATCCGTAAAATTTTACCAGGCTTCCTCCAGTGAAATGTTTGGCGCTGCCTCACCGCCTCAGGGTGAGCGAACACCGTTCCATCCAAGAAGCCCCTATGCATGTGCAAAAGTGTACTCTTACTGGATGACACGGAATTATCGTGAAGGGTACAATCTTTTTGCCGCTAATGGCATTCTGTTCAACCATGAATCCCCACGGAGGGGAGAGACCTTTGTAACCCGTAAAATTACACGGGCAATTGCCCATATCCTTGCAGGAAAGGAAAAATATCTCTATTTAGGAAATCTGGATGCAAAGCGTGACTGGGGATTTGCTCCGGAGTATGTTGAATGTATGTGGCGAATCCTCCAACAGGAAAAAGCAGACGATTATGTCATTGGAACGGGGGAAACACATTCTGTGCGCGAGTTTCTCCACGAATCGTTTGTGTATGCCGGACTTGATGTTGATGAGCATGTCCGAATTGATCCGAAATATTTCCGACCAACAGAAGTTGAAGTACTCATTGCGGATCCAAGTAAATCGGAGAAGAATCTTAACTGGAAACCGGTAATAAAATTCAGGGATCTTGTGAGGATCATGGTCGATGCGGATATGAAAGCATTCGGGCTCAAACCA
- a CDS encoding pyruvate/oxaloacetate carboxyltransferase, with amino-acid sequence MRTAAPHKVLITDTTLRDAHQSLIATRLRTEDMIPLAREIDQCGFFSVEAWGGATFDTCIRFLNDDPWDRLRTLKAELKHTPIQMLLRGQNLVGYRHYPDDVVDKFIAASHKNGVDIFRIFDALNDIRNMKRSMEQVKSAGAHLQSTISYTTSPVHNTRSFIEMAKELYSLDSDSICIKDMAGLIMPEAARELITGIKDAVDIKICLHSHSTSGIAPMSYQTAIEAGVDILDTAMSPFAMGTSQPPTESIVASLIGTPRATGIDLIKLREVRNVCLQIREKYAGLVSPISERVDSDVLIYQLPGGMISNTVSQLQEQDALNRWDDVLSEIPRVRKDLGYPPLVTPTSQIVGTQAVLNVLVNGERYRNVTKEVKDYVRGLYGKSPAPVSDEIRHIIIGDESVVTVRPADLLEPAYEKMKKEAIAAGLVKKEEDILTYILYPAIAPSFLKGERVLEEIPKKQAPAKPQADIPSQMEVEVDGEVFSVRIVSVGGSQVAVTSVSAPQKAPRGDIVGGIKSNMQGMVLQVLASRGAVVKKGDTLVVLEAMKMENPIHSPVDGKVTEIFVDAGDVVQNGDVLLVVQ; translated from the coding sequence ATGCGCACTGCCGCTCCTCATAAAGTTCTGATTACCGATACAACACTCCGGGATGCCCATCAGTCGCTCATCGCCACGCGGTTGCGAACAGAGGATATGATCCCACTCGCACGGGAAATTGACCAATGTGGCTTCTTTTCCGTTGAAGCATGGGGCGGCGCTACTTTTGATACCTGCATACGGTTCCTGAATGATGATCCCTGGGACCGTCTCCGCACACTAAAAGCAGAACTGAAACATACTCCCATCCAGATGCTGCTCCGCGGACAGAATCTTGTTGGCTACCGGCATTATCCCGATGATGTTGTGGATAAATTTATTGCAGCTTCTCACAAGAATGGTGTCGACATTTTTCGTATCTTCGATGCCCTGAATGATATCAGGAACATGAAACGATCAATGGAACAAGTCAAATCTGCAGGAGCACACCTGCAGAGCACCATATCATATACTACGAGTCCCGTTCACAATACCCGGTCGTTTATTGAAATGGCAAAAGAGCTCTATTCTCTTGATTCTGATTCTATATGCATCAAGGATATGGCAGGCCTGATTATGCCAGAAGCTGCGAGGGAACTCATCACCGGGATCAAGGATGCAGTCGATATCAAAATCTGCCTGCACAGCCACTCCACGAGCGGGATCGCTCCCATGAGTTACCAGACTGCGATCGAAGCGGGTGTCGATATCCTTGATACGGCCATGTCCCCGTTCGCCATGGGAACATCCCAGCCCCCGACAGAGAGTATCGTTGCATCTCTTATCGGAACGCCCCGGGCTACGGGAATTGACCTGATTAAACTCCGGGAAGTACGAAATGTCTGCCTGCAGATCCGGGAGAAATATGCGGGACTGGTGAGCCCGATATCGGAAAGGGTTGACAGCGATGTACTCATTTACCAGCTCCCGGGAGGAATGATCTCCAATACCGTATCCCAGTTGCAGGAGCAGGACGCCCTGAACCGGTGGGATGATGTCCTTTCAGAGATTCCGCGGGTCCGTAAGGATCTCGGTTACCCTCCCCTGGTCACACCTACAAGCCAAATCGTCGGGACCCAGGCTGTCCTGAACGTGCTTGTGAATGGCGAGCGCTATCGCAACGTGACAAAGGAAGTCAAGGATTATGTCCGGGGATTGTACGGAAAATCCCCGGCACCGGTCAGCGACGAGATCCGTCACATCATAATCGGAGATGAGAGCGTTGTCACAGTCCGGCCTGCCGACCTGCTCGAACCTGCCTATGAAAAGATGAAGAAAGAAGCGATTGCAGCCGGCCTGGTCAAAAAAGAGGAGGATATCCTCACGTACATCCTGTATCCGGCAATTGCGCCATCGTTCCTCAAGGGAGAACGGGTTTTGGAAGAGATCCCAAAGAAACAGGCTCCTGCGAAACCACAGGCGGATATCCCCAGTCAGATGGAAGTGGAAGTGGACGGGGAAGTCTTTTCCGTCAGGATTGTTTCAGTAGGCGGAAGTCAGGTTGCAGTGACAAGTGTTTCCGCACCGCAAAAAGCCCCCCGGGGGGATATTGTCGGCGGGATCAAGAGCAATATGCAGGGAATGGTTCTCCAAGTGCTGGCGAGCAGGGGCGCTGTAGTCAAGAAAGGGGATACGCTGGTTGTCCTTGAAGCAATGAAGATGGAGAACCCAATCCACAGTCCGGTTGACGGCAAAGTCACGGAGATCTTTGTTGATGCCGGCGATGTCGTCCAGAACGGCGATGTCCTGCTGGTGGTTCAATGA
- the mmp10 gene encoding methyl coenzyme M reductase-arginine methyltransferase Mmp10 (Mmp10 (methanogenesis marker protein 10) is a cobalamin-requiring radical SAM methyltransferase that creates the methylarginine modification to methyl coenzyme M reductase.): MSQLTVDIGGSPGINCRGFCEYCYFRHVKGVQPFGCRYCLPFKKGCDYCTRGVKEEYAGFKDLKTIADETLANLQSRTGELDRITISGGGDPSCYPRFSELIELLGSMEAPLHIGYTSGKGWDDPAIADLLIDHGLAEISFTVFASDPKLRKRYMHDPTPDVSLQILERLCKSVDVYAAAVILPGINDGVVLEETCAWLDNCGAKGIILMRYANAREQGLILGNGPIIPGQAVQSVESFKNLVSCLQGKYTLKISGTPLWDPEIGSPFAILNEPDLMKKLPRVSGRASVISGSIAAPYIERVLRECGSADPVIPVKKEIACLITAVDLCGLDLAALRDTVIIPGRAFIHDSEMQELVTKDGHDRVAVRGPEMLTADAETSMGMTRDDVLSLEMDGFAELIQMMNRFGQPR, encoded by the coding sequence ATGTCACAGCTGACCGTGGATATTGGTGGGAGCCCGGGCATCAACTGCCGCGGTTTCTGTGAATACTGTTATTTCAGGCATGTTAAAGGTGTCCAGCCATTCGGGTGCCGCTATTGCCTTCCATTCAAGAAAGGGTGCGACTACTGCACCCGGGGAGTCAAAGAAGAATACGCCGGGTTCAAGGATTTAAAAACAATTGCCGACGAAACACTGGCAAATCTCCAGTCACGAACCGGGGAACTCGACAGGATTACTATCAGTGGTGGCGGGGATCCGAGCTGCTACCCGCGTTTTAGCGAACTGATCGAGCTTCTTGGCAGTATGGAGGCCCCCCTGCACATCGGGTATACGAGCGGTAAAGGATGGGATGATCCTGCGATTGCAGACCTGCTCATCGATCATGGCCTTGCTGAAATATCTTTCACGGTTTTCGCTTCGGATCCCAAACTTCGCAAACGGTACATGCATGATCCGACCCCGGATGTGTCTCTGCAGATCCTTGAGCGCCTGTGTAAATCGGTGGATGTCTATGCAGCAGCAGTGATCCTGCCGGGAATCAATGATGGTGTTGTTCTTGAGGAGACCTGTGCATGGCTCGATAACTGTGGTGCCAAAGGAATTATCCTGATGAGGTATGCAAATGCCAGAGAGCAGGGTTTAATCCTTGGAAATGGTCCGATTATCCCGGGGCAGGCGGTCCAGTCCGTGGAATCTTTTAAAAATCTCGTATCATGTCTCCAGGGAAAATACACTCTGAAAATTTCCGGAACACCATTATGGGACCCGGAAATCGGCTCCCCGTTTGCAATCCTGAACGAACCGGACCTGATGAAAAAACTCCCCCGTGTTTCAGGTCGGGCTTCGGTTATCAGCGGCAGTATTGCCGCACCATATATTGAACGGGTACTCAGGGAATGTGGCTCTGCAGACCCGGTCATCCCCGTAAAAAAAGAGATTGCCTGTCTGATTACTGCAGTTGATCTCTGCGGACTGGACCTAGCAGCGTTGCGTGATACGGTCATAATTCCCGGTCGGGCATTTATCCATGACTCAGAGATGCAGGAGTTGGTAACCAAGGATGGACACGATCGTGTTGCGGTGCGGGGACCGGAGATGCTGACCGCGGATGCAGAAACCAGCATGGGAATGACCCGGGATGATGTTCTGTCTTTGGAAATGGACGGCTTTGCTGAACTGATCCAGATGATGAACCGGTTCGGGCAGCCGCGATAG
- a CDS encoding biotin--[acetyl-CoA-carboxylase] ligase, translating into MPESTFKILEILERSGGPISGETISNELGITRSAVWKQINELRMMGYDISSSQKEGYKLTHTSNKLLPYEIHKKLHTQVIGKKIRYIDSTPSTIGIGKQLCSEGNVEKIHGTVVIAEEQTGGVGRMGRAWVSPRGGIWVTIILKPHIPIDHIFMITMAGSIAVARAIRKEFDLGALIKWPNDIFIGNKKVAGLLLELDAEADTVHYCLLSIGIDVNVQISNFSPAIQKDITSIQAEVGHEVERASLLARILKEFESRFLLIESGEYNAILQEWKSISCTLENQVQIRTLKNTFEGEAVDIDEYGALIIKKPNGKLERVIAGDCYHQ; encoded by the coding sequence CAGCAACGAACTGGGCATCACCCGGTCAGCAGTATGGAAACAGATCAATGAGCTTCGCATGATGGGATACGATATTTCCTCGTCACAGAAGGAGGGCTATAAACTAACCCATACCAGCAACAAGCTGCTGCCCTATGAGATCCATAAAAAACTCCATACCCAGGTAATCGGCAAAAAGATTCGATACATCGATAGTACTCCCTCCACTATCGGGATTGGCAAACAGTTATGCTCTGAAGGAAATGTCGAGAAGATCCACGGGACCGTTGTGATTGCGGAAGAACAGACCGGGGGTGTAGGAAGGATGGGGAGGGCCTGGGTTTCTCCGAGGGGGGGCATCTGGGTTACTATTATTCTCAAGCCCCACATCCCCATAGATCACATCTTTATGATCACGATGGCCGGATCAATCGCAGTTGCCCGCGCCATCCGTAAAGAGTTTGACCTTGGTGCCCTGATCAAGTGGCCAAATGACATTTTCATTGGCAACAAGAAAGTTGCCGGCCTCCTCCTCGAGCTTGATGCCGAAGCGGACACCGTTCACTATTGCCTGCTCAGTATCGGCATTGATGTCAACGTTCAAATCAGCAATTTTTCCCCGGCCATCCAGAAGGATATCACTTCCATACAGGCTGAAGTCGGCCATGAAGTGGAGAGGGCATCGTTACTCGCGCGAATCCTCAAAGAATTCGAAAGCCGGTTCCTCCTCATCGAAAGCGGGGAGTATAACGCAATCCTCCAGGAATGGAAGAGCATCTCCTGCACACTCGAGAACCAGGTGCAGATCCGCACCCTGAAAAACACCTTTGAAGGAGAAGCTGTTGATATCGATGAGTACGGAGCCCTCATTATCAAAAAACCCAATGGCAAACTTGAACGCGTGATTGCCGGGGACTGTTATCACCAGTAG
- a CDS encoding energy-coupling factor ABC transporter ATP-binding protein, whose protein sequence is MKIFFENVHAIRGNWSLRANGEIACGIHLLMGEVGCGKTTLALMLAGFFSPTSGTIIREGISSQMISFQFPEYHITGSTLAEECRSWGLDPDGILSREHITRAQDTDPLKLSRGELKRFHLSCLLEKEYDLLILDEPFSSLDCTEKERYCRIISRKSRGITFILTHEQSLFPKVDYIWEIQEGNLVCLGRTPGAILRWGQAPLLIKRLIRSGKTPDNLTPEDLMEAACRT, encoded by the coding sequence ATGAAGATTTTTTTTGAGAATGTCCACGCGATTCGGGGAAACTGGTCTCTTCGCGCAAATGGCGAGATCGCATGTGGCATCCACCTTCTGATGGGCGAAGTCGGTTGCGGGAAAACAACGCTTGCCCTGATGCTTGCCGGGTTTTTTTCTCCGACATCGGGAACCATAATCAGGGAAGGGATCTCCTCGCAGATGATCTCGTTCCAGTTTCCCGAATATCATATTACCGGCAGTACCCTTGCTGAAGAGTGCCGTTCCTGGGGTCTTGATCCTGACGGGATCCTTTCAAGGGAGCATATTACCCGGGCCCAGGATACTGATCCACTCAAGCTAAGCCGGGGTGAATTAAAACGTTTCCACCTTTCGTGCCTTCTTGAAAAAGAATATGATCTCCTGATTCTCGACGAACCATTCAGCTCCCTCGATTGTACCGAAAAAGAGCGGTATTGCCGGATCATCTCCCGGAAATCCCGGGGGATAACATTCATCCTGACGCATGAACAATCGCTTTTTCCAAAAGTAGACTATATCTGGGAGATACAGGAGGGCAATCTGGTCTGTCTTGGAAGAACACCGGGCGCAATACTGCGTTGGGGGCAGGCACCATTGTTAATAAAAAGACTCATCAGGAGTGGAAAAACACCGGATAACCTGACACCCGAAGATCTCATGGAGGCCGCATGCAGGACATGA
- a CDS encoding biotin transporter BioY encodes MFGNLQKSRVIAYSAVFVGLITMGSWISIPCFPVPFTLQTLFILLSGAVMKRYAIIPVSIYIGMGLLGLPVFHNGMAGLGIILGPTGGYLIGFLFAALITGFAYENPSRYFRIGGLAAATAVIYAGGISWLMYSLGCSFLVAFSTGVLPFIIGDAIKASVAYLIAERIP; translated from the coding sequence ATGTTTGGTAACCTGCAAAAATCCCGGGTCATAGCCTATTCCGCAGTTTTTGTCGGGCTTATTACTATGGGCAGCTGGATTTCCATCCCGTGTTTTCCCGTGCCGTTTACCCTTCAGACCCTTTTTATTCTCCTCTCCGGTGCCGTGATGAAGAGGTACGCAATCATACCGGTCTCCATTTACATAGGAATGGGCCTGCTGGGTCTTCCGGTGTTCCACAACGGCATGGCAGGTCTCGGTATTATCCTGGGCCCGACCGGGGGATATCTCATCGGATTCCTCTTTGCTGCACTCATTACAGGATTCGCCTACGAAAATCCGTCACGGTATTTCCGAATCGGAGGACTGGCAGCGGCAACTGCAGTCATCTATGCCGGTGGCATCTCCTGGCTGATGTATTCCCTCGGATGTAGTTTCCTGGTAGCATTCTCTACCGGTGTCCTGCCATTTATCATTGGCGATGCTATCAAGGCATCGGTGGCATACCTGATTGCAGAACGAATTCCATGA
- a CDS encoding acetyl-CoA carboxylase biotin carboxylase subunit — protein sequence MKYFEKLLIANRGEIAIRVMRACRELDIETVAIFSDADKNALHVKYADEAFHVGEAHPSKSYLNMDRILDIARKSGAEAVHPGYGFLAENYKFAKRCLEENVTFIGPRWKTIQAMGSKIGSKQMMKDAGVPVLPGTDGGIQNIDDAKKVAERVGYPVIVKASAGGGGIGMQIVNDEKGLEEAITASMRIAKSAFGDATVFIEKYLVKPRHIEFQVLADEHGNAVHLYDRECSIQRRHQKLVEEAPSPIMTKELRDRMSASALKVAEASHYSNAGSVEFLYSQGNYYFMEMNTRLQVEHTITEIITGVDLVKQQIAIAAGENLPFEQNDLSIRGHAIECRINAEDPINNFAADPGKIIRYRSPGGPGIRVDSGIHMGYMIPPNYDSMIAKLCAWDSTRGEAIKRMRRAISEYIILGIKTTLPLHYAIMNNQQYVEGNTHTHFLQEEHILSTLDRYKRDEETRMQTLAGSFEQGKKVAAITVAVNQFLQQQKK from the coding sequence ATGAAATATTTTGAAAAACTTTTAATTGCCAACCGGGGTGAGATCGCCATCCGGGTCATGCGTGCATGCCGCGAACTGGACATTGAGACCGTGGCAATCTTTTCCGATGCTGACAAAAATGCCCTCCATGTAAAATATGCTGACGAAGCATTCCATGTCGGAGAAGCTCATCCTTCCAAAAGTTATCTCAACATGGATCGCATCCTCGATATTGCGCGGAAAAGCGGGGCTGAAGCGGTACATCCCGGGTATGGATTTCTGGCGGAAAACTACAAGTTTGCGAAAAGGTGCCTGGAAGAAAATGTTACTTTCATCGGACCCCGGTGGAAGACGATCCAGGCCATGGGATCGAAGATCGGCAGTAAACAGATGATGAAAGATGCCGGTGTCCCGGTTCTGCCCGGAACAGACGGTGGAATTCAAAATATTGACGATGCAAAAAAGGTTGCCGAACGCGTGGGCTACCCGGTCATCGTCAAAGCAAGTGCCGGCGGGGGTGGTATCGGTATGCAGATCGTTAATGACGAGAAAGGACTTGAAGAGGCCATTACCGCAAGCATGCGCATCGCCAAATCTGCATTCGGCGATGCAACCGTATTTATTGAGAAATACCTGGTGAAGCCCCGTCATATTGAATTCCAGGTCCTTGCTGACGAACACGGTAATGCAGTTCACTTGTATGACAGGGAGTGTTCGATCCAACGACGTCATCAAAAACTGGTGGAAGAAGCCCCGTCTCCCATTATGACAAAAGAACTGCGGGATCGGATGTCTGCCTCAGCCCTGAAAGTTGCGGAGGCCTCACATTACAGTAATGCCGGCTCTGTTGAATTCCTGTACAGTCAGGGAAATTATTATTTTATGGAGATGAATACCCGCCTTCAGGTCGAACACACAATAACTGAGATTATTACCGGTGTCGATCTTGTAAAACAGCAGATTGCCATTGCTGCCGGTGAGAACCTTCCCTTTGAACAGAATGATCTCTCGATCCGGGGTCATGCAATCGAGTGCAGGATTAATGCCGAAGATCCCATCAACAATTTTGCTGCGGATCCTGGCAAGATCATCCGGTACCGATCCCCGGGAGGGCCGGGGATCCGGGTTGACAGCGGCATTCATATGGGCTACATGATTCCCCCTAATTATGATTCCATGATCGCCAAACTCTGTGCATGGGACAGTACTCGCGGAGAGGCAATCAAACGGATGAGGCGTGCAATATCCGAATATATCATCCTTGGGATCAAGACAACCCTGCCGCTGCATTATGCTATCATGAACAACCAGCAGTATGTTGAGGGCAATACTCATACCCACTTCCTCCAGGAAGAGCATATCTTGAGTACACTCGACCGGTACAAACGGGATGAAGAGACACGCATGCAGACGCTTGCCGGATCGTTCGAACAGGGCAAGAAGGTTGCTGCGATAACGGTTGCTGTAAACCAATTCCTGCAGCAGCAAAAGAAGTAA
- a CDS encoding energy-coupling factor ABC transporter ATP-binding protein, with protein MIRFKDVLCRNLSIDSLIIPEGITSVIGMNGSGKTTLLKTCAGIHLPERGTIFIDGTPPRETETGWVNEFPDRNLLFNFVSDEIASSLRFRQIPCNETEARVTARIESMGILHLKKRLVRELSGGEKILVALGAALVCQPSVLVLDEYDSHLDAKKVGEIEEIIRKSRVPYVIRSTQQMETAALGDYVIFLENGSVKYAGTPDSVFPLLKDTSFYPFSWRIAQ; from the coding sequence ATGATAAGGTTCAAGGATGTTCTCTGTAGAAATCTTTCCATTGATTCCCTGATTATACCAGAGGGAATTACTTCCGTTATTGGAATGAACGGCAGCGGAAAAACGACCCTGCTGAAAACCTGCGCCGGGATACATCTTCCAGAGAGAGGCACCATATTCATAGATGGTACTCCTCCAAGAGAGACAGAAACCGGCTGGGTGAATGAATTTCCCGATCGGAACCTCCTTTTCAATTTCGTATCCGATGAGATAGCCTCATCACTCAGGTTCCGGCAGATTCCCTGCAATGAAACAGAAGCACGGGTCACTGCCCGGATAGAATCGATGGGGATTCTGCATCTGAAAAAACGGCTGGTCCGCGAACTTTCCGGGGGGGAAAAGATCCTTGTTGCTCTTGGAGCTGCGCTGGTCTGCCAGCCATCTGTCCTTGTTCTTGATGAATATGATTCACATCTTGATGCAAAAAAGGTCGGCGAGATCGAAGAAATCATACGGAAGAGTCGTGTTCCGTATGTAATCCGGTCCACCCAGCAGATGGAGACTGCAGCACTCGGGGACTATGTCATATTTCTTGAAAACGGGAGTGTCAAATATGCCGGGACTCCGGATTCTGTTTTTCCATTACTGAAAGATACATCATTCTACCCATTCTCATGGAGGATCGCTCAATGA